In Paenibacillus dendritiformis, the DNA window ATTTTCTCCCGTAGAAGTCACCCGCGAATATTTAAGAGAAATGAAACATTGCGATCCGGCATATAACGCCTTTATTACGGTTACGAAGGAACGCGCGCTGAAGAAGGCGAAGCGGCTGGAGAAGAAATGGAACCGCGGCAAGAATCCGGGGCTGCTGTTCGGGATTCCGCTGTCTTATAAGGACAATCTGGCCACCAAGGGCGTCCGGACGACGAACGGTTCCGAGATCTACCGCAATTTCGTTCCCGAACGGACCGCTTCCGTCATCCGCAGGGCGAATAAGGAGAAGGCGATCATGCTGGGCAAAAACAATATGCATGAATTCGCGCTCGGCATCACGTCCAATAATCCGCACTATGGGCCGGTCCGTAACCCATGGAACATCGAATATTCTCCCGGAGGGTCGAGCGGCGGCTCCGCAGCGGCGGTGGCCGCCAATCTGTCCGTGGCCTCCATCGGAACGGATACCGGGGGCTCCGTGCGGATTCCGGCCGCTTCCTGCGGCATTGCCGGGCTGAAGCCGACCTATGAGACCCTTTCGACATCCGGCGTCGATTTCGTCTCGTGGACGATGGATCATGTCGGCCCGCTTGCCGCCAACATGGAGGACCTCGCGATCATGATGGACGCGCTTACCGGGAGCAAAAACTACTCCCGCCATCTGATCGACACTATTCGCGGCATGCGCATTGGCGTCCCGGTGAATTTTTTCAATGAGCATATTGAGGAGGAAACGCTGAGGCTGTATCAGGAAGCCCTGGCGGTTCTTGAGAGGCTCGGCGCCGTGAGCGTCGAGGTCGATACCTCGTTCCTGTACGGTTATCAGGAATATGGGCTGATCATTGCCGCAGCCGAAGCCGGATATGTCCACCGCCACGATATCGCCTGCTGTCTGGCGGAGATGGGGGCCGACGTGCGCGCGATATTGGAGGCGTCGCTCGATATTACGTCCCTCCAGTACCTTACCGCGCTTCAGAAGAAAGAAGAATACACTCAGGCCTTCAAGCGGATTTTCAAGCAGGTCGACGTGCTCGCCACGCCGACGCTCCCGATCCCTCCGCGCCGCATCGGGGTCGAATCCGTCACGTTCGGCTCCTATACCGAGAGCATCTTCGACGCGATGACCCGCTACACGGAGATTTTCAATATGACCGGCATGCCGGCCCTTACCCTGCCTTGCGGCATTACGAAGCAGGAGCAGCTTCCGGTCGGACTGCAGCTCATCGCCGATCATCGCCGGGAGGCGCTCCTGATTCGGACCGGTTATACGTATGAGCAGAGCGAGCTGGGCGGCTTTTATGGCAAGCGGGATCAGATCATCTCCGGAACTTGCGGTGCCTGAACGCAGCTCCCCCATATGCGACAAATCCCCGGCCCAACGATGG includes these proteins:
- a CDS encoding amidase, which encodes MRLKRKSIRQLLNGYKNKRFSPVEVTREYLREMKHCDPAYNAFITVTKERALKKAKRLEKKWNRGKNPGLLFGIPLSYKDNLATKGVRTTNGSEIYRNFVPERTASVIRRANKEKAIMLGKNNMHEFALGITSNNPHYGPVRNPWNIEYSPGGSSGGSAAAVAANLSVASIGTDTGGSVRIPAASCGIAGLKPTYETLSTSGVDFVSWTMDHVGPLAANMEDLAIMMDALTGSKNYSRHLIDTIRGMRIGVPVNFFNEHIEEETLRLYQEALAVLERLGAVSVEVDTSFLYGYQEYGLIIAAAEAGYVHRHDIACCLAEMGADVRAILEASLDITSLQYLTALQKKEEYTQAFKRIFKQVDVLATPTLPIPPRRIGVESVTFGSYTESIFDAMTRYTEIFNMTGMPALTLPCGITKQEQLPVGLQLIADHRREALLIRTGYTYEQSELGGFYGKRDQIISGTCGA